In a single window of the Desulfuribacillus alkaliarsenatis genome:
- the hypB gene encoding hydrogenase nickel incorporation protein HypB, producing the protein MTTKIEVKKSPMQKNNEQAELNRQLLKEKGIFALNLMSSPGSGKTTLLEKLSEVIGDDIKMGIIEGDLATERDADRIRAKGIQCVQINTDGGCHMDSHMIRKVLDEFDLDKLDLLIIENVGNLVCPSSWDLGEHKRAVVLSVTEGADKVAKYPTMFRKADAVILNKIDLIPYIQFNVDIVKDDLFAIKPGIEFFELSATTGENMEAWCQWLKDHLHK; encoded by the coding sequence ATGACAACTAAAATTGAAGTAAAGAAAAGTCCTATGCAAAAAAATAACGAGCAGGCAGAGCTTAATCGACAACTACTTAAGGAAAAAGGCATCTTTGCATTGAATCTGATGAGCTCTCCAGGGTCTGGCAAGACAACCTTATTAGAAAAGCTATCAGAGGTTATTGGAGATGACATTAAAATGGGAATCATTGAAGGCGACCTTGCTACGGAGCGCGATGCAGACCGTATACGAGCAAAGGGCATTCAATGTGTGCAGATTAATACCGATGGCGGCTGCCATATGGATTCCCATATGATTAGGAAAGTGCTAGATGAATTTGACTTAGATAAACTAGATTTACTTATCATTGAAAACGTTGGGAATTTAGTCTGCCCGTCGTCATGGGACTTAGGAGAGCATAAACGTGCCGTCGTTTTATCCGTTACAGAAGGAGCGGATAAAGTCGCAAAATATCCAACAATGTTCCGCAAAGCAGATGCAGTTATCCTTAATAAGATAGATTTAATTCCATATATTCAATTCAATGTAGACATAGTGAAGGACGACTTATTTGCCATTAAACCAGGAATTGAATTCTTTGAATTGTCAGCAACCACAGGTGAAAACATGGAGGCTTGGTGTCAATGGCTAAAGGATCATCTGCACAAGTAG
- a CDS encoding CPBP family intramembrane glutamic endopeptidase encodes MLQRLQSIFQNTFFTAFVLFVILVISLASAISAVILLPTSIGEEPQTLFLDEMYYFSSLELGTFDYLDIEYTQGGFIVPAYTRSGSVKGVSLIGDASYYFYPDDSGFRDQGELTELYMPINEEQLAMLLLRTEFTEITSRNQLISADNETISLEESADLFDDIRHQASALMLQKPEMYISIHLFGYKRLYLPDANIAMAMLITSEGDRLVYNENSTITLYDSQTSEQLFQSTHPFIEYGYPPDNLLLYALITLSLLLFSAIIVVWLLTVDLDEHKRVQELVKHIEYPHWLIALALLLYFITQFLIMPYSISDYWVPVLIACNYLLIILVFCKNSYEREYIGLTFKHWGHAISSALLLGFFFQMLGSFNIPTSFNIESYTDLLSMFLIAFFFYALINEIIFRGIIQNYIERLTTTWIAIIGTAGIVALINYIINQYIYNMAHIEVLLQSFLIAPVGSVVLSLLYVRTRSLLASSLLATLLIILPRILVF; translated from the coding sequence ATGCTTCAACGATTACAATCTATATTTCAAAATACATTTTTCACAGCCTTCGTATTGTTTGTTATTCTAGTTATTAGCTTAGCCTCAGCAATTTCTGCAGTAATCTTATTGCCTACAAGCATTGGCGAAGAACCGCAAACATTATTCTTAGATGAAATGTATTATTTTTCTTCATTAGAACTCGGCACTTTTGATTACTTAGACATTGAGTATACACAAGGTGGCTTTATTGTTCCAGCTTATACACGTTCAGGAAGCGTTAAGGGCGTGTCACTGATTGGCGATGCCTCGTACTACTTTTATCCAGACGACTCTGGTTTTCGTGACCAAGGAGAATTAACAGAGCTGTATATGCCTATTAATGAAGAGCAGCTTGCAATGCTGCTACTCCGAACTGAATTTACTGAGATTACAAGTCGAAACCAGCTTATAAGCGCCGATAATGAGACCATATCATTAGAGGAAAGTGCTGACTTATTTGATGACATTAGACATCAAGCCTCTGCTTTGATGCTACAAAAGCCTGAGATGTATATATCTATTCATTTGTTTGGTTATAAGAGACTTTATCTCCCTGACGCTAACATAGCTATGGCTATGCTTATTACATCTGAAGGAGATAGGCTAGTTTATAACGAGAATAGTACGATTACTCTTTATGATTCCCAGACTAGTGAGCAGTTATTTCAAAGCACTCACCCTTTTATTGAATATGGTTATCCCCCTGATAATCTTCTGTTGTATGCTTTAATAACTCTATCACTACTTCTATTCTCAGCAATTATTGTGGTCTGGCTACTGACTGTAGATTTAGATGAACACAAACGAGTTCAAGAGCTAGTAAAGCACATTGAGTATCCACATTGGCTTATCGCCTTAGCTTTGTTGCTTTATTTTATAACACAATTTCTAATAATGCCTTATAGCATAAGTGATTATTGGGTACCAGTACTGATTGCCTGCAACTACTTACTAATTATTCTTGTGTTTTGCAAGAATTCTTATGAAAGGGAATATATAGGCTTAACGTTTAAGCATTGGGGCCATGCAATAAGTTCAGCCCTATTGCTTGGGTTTTTCTTTCAAATGTTAGGTAGCTTTAATATTCCTACAAGCTTTAATATTGAAAGCTACACAGATTTATTGAGTATGTTCTTAATTGCCTTCTTTTTCTACGCTTTAATTAATGAAATTATATTTAGAGGAATCATCCAAAATTATATAGAACGCTTAACTACAACCTGGATAGCAATAATCGGAACGGCAGGGATTGTAGCTTTGATTAATTATATTATTAACCAATACATCTATAATATGGCCCATATTGAAGTGCTTTTACAATCATTTTTAATTGCGCCTGTAGGTTCTGTGGTTTTAAGCTTACTGTATGTGCGTACTAGAAGCTTGCTGGCTTCAAGCTTACTAGCAACCTTGTTAATTATTTTGCCAAGGATTTTAGTGTTTTAA
- the grxC gene encoding glutaredoxin 3: MKEVTIYIKSYCPYCKKALALLESKGVELKIVDAMEEPELFEKIKEQTGSRTVPQIFIGDEFVGGCDDVHALDSTGQLDAKLK; this comes from the coding sequence ATGAAGGAAGTGACAATATACATTAAAAGCTATTGCCCATATTGCAAAAAAGCGTTGGCGTTATTAGAGAGTAAGGGCGTAGAGCTGAAAATCGTAGATGCTATGGAAGAACCAGAGCTATTCGAAAAAATAAAAGAGCAGACGGGCAGTCGCACTGTTCCACAGATTTTTATCGGCGATGAATTTGTCGGTGGCTGCGATGATGTACACGCCTTAGATTCAACAGGCCAGCTAGATGCTAAATTAAAATAA
- the nadB gene encoding L-aspartate oxidase, translating to MQGRYLVNLNKNIQVIDTDAVVIGSGIAGLYTAYSLCEQFDKITLVTKQHLKESNTNYAQGGIAAAISESDSPELHQQDTVYAGAGLCNEEAVAVLVNEGPDRIQELIDLGAKFDRTETGLALAKEGAHSCRRILRAQGDATGAEIVRALLNVVSKNSKIDKLDYHFAIDVITEGNTCKGVLLQNDVGEQFFYRTSIVVLASGGMGQLFRYTTNPDIATGDGVAMAYRAGALITSLEFYQFHPTVLSYPGAPRFLISEAVRGEGAVLRNIHGERFMLDKHEMAELAPRDVVSRSIVEEMDKTKATYVFLDITHEKPETLQERFPTIYQKCLQYGLDISSDWIPVAPAAHYAMGGVRTNEWGETEVKGLFACGEVACTQVHGANRLASNSLSEALVYGKRIANTAFAYVATNSAIPYQLPYLLHKPVSRLQYINERRLRLQKVMLRYVGLRRNKEGLESALEEFKKYSPMEGYAYSELSEYEFMNMLTCATLLTHSALAREESRGAHYRTDFPQTDSDWHRTISIHKERGVIVSANTI from the coding sequence ATGCAGGGCAGGTATTTAGTCAACCTAAATAAAAATATCCAAGTAATCGACACAGATGCGGTAGTGATAGGTTCAGGTATTGCTGGTCTATACACAGCGTATTCCCTATGCGAGCAATTTGATAAGATTACCTTAGTGACAAAACAACACCTCAAAGAAAGTAACACCAATTACGCTCAGGGAGGGATTGCGGCGGCTATCTCTGAGTCTGATTCACCTGAGCTACATCAGCAGGATACTGTATATGCTGGGGCAGGTTTATGTAATGAAGAGGCCGTTGCCGTTTTGGTGAACGAAGGCCCAGATAGAATTCAAGAACTCATTGATTTAGGTGCTAAATTCGATCGTACGGAAACAGGACTAGCACTAGCTAAGGAAGGGGCCCATAGCTGCCGTCGTATCTTAAGGGCTCAAGGTGATGCAACAGGTGCTGAAATAGTACGAGCCCTTTTGAACGTAGTCAGTAAAAACTCTAAAATAGATAAGTTAGATTATCATTTTGCCATAGACGTAATAACAGAAGGGAACACATGTAAAGGTGTGCTATTGCAAAATGATGTCGGCGAGCAATTTTTCTATCGCACGTCAATAGTTGTATTAGCATCAGGTGGGATGGGACAGCTTTTTCGCTATACAACAAATCCAGACATCGCCACAGGTGATGGGGTAGCGATGGCTTATCGTGCTGGGGCGCTCATTACCAGCTTGGAATTCTACCAATTCCATCCTACAGTTCTAAGTTATCCTGGTGCGCCGAGATTTTTAATTTCAGAGGCAGTACGCGGTGAAGGTGCTGTATTACGCAACATTCACGGTGAGCGCTTTATGCTTGATAAACATGAAATGGCGGAGCTAGCTCCTAGGGACGTTGTCTCCCGTAGCATTGTTGAAGAAATGGATAAGACGAAAGCTACATACGTGTTTTTAGATATAACCCACGAAAAACCTGAAACTTTGCAGGAGCGGTTTCCGACGATATATCAGAAGTGCCTGCAATACGGTCTAGACATTAGTAGTGACTGGATACCAGTAGCGCCAGCAGCACATTACGCCATGGGTGGGGTACGCACGAATGAATGGGGCGAGACTGAGGTTAAAGGGCTTTTTGCCTGTGGTGAAGTTGCCTGTACCCAGGTTCATGGTGCCAATCGATTAGCGAGCAACTCTTTATCGGAAGCACTAGTTTATGGTAAAAGAATTGCAAATACTGCATTTGCATACGTGGCAACTAATTCGGCAATTCCATACCAGCTTCCATACCTATTACATAAGCCAGTCAGTCGGCTACAATATATTAACGAACGTAGACTACGCCTGCAAAAGGTTATGCTACGCTATGTTGGACTAAGAAGAAACAAGGAAGGTCTTGAATCGGCCTTAGAAGAGTTTAAAAAATATTCACCTATGGAAGGCTATGCCTATAGCGAACTAAGTGAATATGAGTTTATGAATATGCTTACATGCGCTACATTGTTAACGCACTCGGCCCTTGCTAGGGAGGAAAGCCGGGGTGCGCACTATCGGACAGATTTTCCACAGACTGATAGCGATTGGCACAGAACGATATCGATACATAAGGAAAGGGGGGTAATCGTTAGTGCTAACACAATCTAA
- the hypA gene encoding hydrogenase maturation nickel metallochaperone HypA has translation MHELSVMAGIIDVINTSAKENNIHKIRKVKLIVGQMSNAIPDSLRMAFDMLRDDGPFIEDAILEIETVKTQVKCHECNHQFQPEEGYIFTCPECKGLHTEIIAGEQLYVDFFEGDKIDDN, from the coding sequence ATGCATGAACTATCAGTAATGGCTGGTATTATCGATGTTATAAATACTAGCGCCAAAGAAAACAATATCCATAAAATTCGCAAAGTAAAATTAATCGTAGGTCAAATGTCTAATGCTATACCTGACTCCTTAAGAATGGCGTTCGATATGCTAAGGGATGATGGACCATTTATTGAAGATGCAATTTTAGAAATAGAAACGGTGAAGACACAGGTTAAATGCCATGAATGCAATCATCAGTTTCAGCCTGAGGAAGGTTATATTTTCACCTGTCCGGAGTGTAAAGGTTTGCATACAGAAATAATAGCAGGTGAACAATTGTATGTTGATTTTTTTGAGGGGGATAAAATAGATGACAACTAA
- a CDS encoding type III pantothenate kinase: protein MLLVMDVGNTNIVLGMYEGKELRYHWRIATSREKTEDEYGILIKNLLGDKGLELKQIKAVIISSVVPPLMFALERMVEIYLKLEPIVVGPGIRTSLNINIDNPREVGADRIVNAVAAIHEYGAPLIVVDFGTATTFCAIDDKGSYLGGAIAPGIRISTEALFARAAKLPRIELVRPSKVIGKNTVASMQSGIINGYIGQLDGIVRRMKTEMGYDAVKVVATGGLAELIAVNCETVDIIDEFLTLKGLRILYEKNNEKLNNKD, encoded by the coding sequence ATGCTATTAGTGATGGACGTCGGGAATACCAATATAGTTCTAGGTATGTATGAAGGAAAAGAGCTGCGCTATCATTGGCGCATTGCTACCAGTCGTGAAAAAACAGAGGATGAATACGGCATTCTTATTAAAAACCTACTAGGGGATAAAGGGCTAGAGTTAAAGCAAATAAAAGCAGTAATCATTTCTTCTGTTGTGCCGCCGTTAATGTTTGCATTAGAGCGGATGGTAGAAATATATTTAAAGCTAGAGCCAATTGTAGTAGGTCCTGGGATTAGAACAAGCCTTAATATCAATATAGATAATCCGCGTGAGGTTGGGGCTGACCGAATTGTAAATGCAGTAGCAGCAATTCATGAATATGGTGCACCGTTAATTGTTGTAGACTTTGGAACGGCAACTACATTTTGCGCCATAGATGACAAAGGCAGTTACTTAGGTGGAGCTATTGCCCCAGGTATTAGAATTTCTACGGAAGCGTTATTTGCCCGTGCAGCTAAGCTGCCGAGGATAGAATTAGTACGACCAAGTAAAGTGATTGGCAAAAATACAGTTGCGTCTATGCAGTCAGGAATCATAAACGGTTATATAGGACAGCTAGATGGCATCGTCAGACGCATGAAGACGGAAATGGGCTATGATGCAGTTAAGGTAGTAGCAACAGGTGGACTAGCTGAGCTTATAGCAGTAAATTGCGAAACCGTTGACATCATTGATGAATTTTTAACTTTAAAGGGCTTGCGTATTTTATACGAAAAAAACAACGAAAAATTAAATAATAAGGATTGA
- the nadC gene encoding carboxylating nicotinate-nucleotide diphosphorylase — MALVEDVFTGDISSITTIPETALGNGIIYMKADGVISGIKVAEEVFKQVDANLEIKLKATDGTHVKKGQAVIEITGSLRSILTGERVALNFLQRMSGIATKTHLMVTLIQDYPCTVVDTRKTTPLLRILEKQAVRDGGGKNHRFGLYDAVMIKDNHIKAAGGIMNAVQSARKQIPHTMKIEVEVENLQQVEEAIESKCDIIMLDNMDVNMMEAAVKRIAGKAIVEASGGVNENNIVEIANTGVNYISLGSLTHSIESLDISLDLYEKKVII; from the coding sequence ATGGCTTTAGTGGAGGATGTATTCACTGGTGACATTTCATCGATTACGACAATTCCTGAAACTGCCCTTGGTAACGGAATCATTTATATGAAAGCAGATGGGGTTATCTCAGGCATAAAGGTTGCTGAAGAAGTATTTAAGCAGGTAGATGCAAACCTTGAGATTAAATTAAAAGCAACCGATGGTACACACGTTAAAAAAGGACAGGCAGTAATAGAAATAACAGGCTCTTTACGTTCAATACTTACTGGAGAGCGTGTGGCATTAAACTTTTTGCAGCGCATGTCTGGCATTGCAACGAAAACCCACCTAATGGTAACACTTATACAAGATTATCCCTGTACAGTAGTAGATACACGCAAGACAACGCCTCTACTGCGTATTCTTGAAAAACAAGCTGTGCGCGATGGTGGAGGAAAAAACCACCGCTTTGGGCTCTACGATGCAGTAATGATTAAGGACAACCACATCAAAGCCGCTGGTGGAATTATGAATGCAGTACAATCGGCACGCAAGCAAATTCCCCATACTATGAAAATTGAAGTAGAGGTAGAGAATTTACAGCAGGTTGAGGAAGCTATAGAGTCCAAGTGTGATATTATCATGCTAGACAATATGGATGTAAATATGATGGAAGCAGCCGTGAAGCGGATTGCGGGTAAGGCAATTGTAGAAGCATCTGGTGGAGTAAATGAAAATAACATCGTAGAAATTGCAAACACAGGTGTAAATTATATATCATTAGGTAGTCTAACACATTCCATTGAAAGTCTAGATATCAGCTTGGATTTATACGAAAAGAAAGTAATCATATAG
- the nadA gene encoding quinolinate synthase NadA: protein MNNINEELKQKILDLKKQRNAIILAHYYQRAELQEIADYIGDSFGLAKQAAETDAKVILFCGVHFMGESAKILSPDKTVLIPDERAGCPMADMVDADGLRALKAKHPNAKVVAYVNTSAEVKAETDICCTSSNAVKVIQSIDADEIIWVPDKNLGHYVSQFTDKKIILWEGYCNTHDNIRAQDIIDMKAKHPEAPVVVHPECRPEVVELADHVASTAGILKFCRETDSQEFIIGTEMGIEYMLKKESPNKQFHFASKLLICPNMKVNNLKKAHRALETLEPKIEVDAEIATRAKKSLERMLEVQ from the coding sequence ATGAATAATATAAATGAAGAACTAAAGCAAAAAATATTAGATCTAAAGAAACAGAGGAACGCAATAATTCTAGCACACTATTATCAAAGGGCAGAGCTACAAGAGATTGCGGATTATATAGGCGACTCATTTGGGTTAGCGAAGCAAGCGGCCGAAACAGATGCAAAGGTTATACTTTTTTGTGGTGTGCATTTTATGGGGGAAAGTGCGAAAATTCTCTCGCCAGATAAAACGGTTTTAATACCAGACGAGCGGGCAGGCTGTCCGATGGCTGATATGGTTGATGCAGATGGTCTGCGTGCCCTTAAGGCGAAGCATCCAAATGCTAAGGTAGTTGCCTACGTTAATACGTCAGCGGAGGTAAAGGCGGAGACAGATATTTGCTGCACCTCTTCAAATGCGGTTAAGGTAATCCAATCAATAGATGCTGACGAGATTATATGGGTCCCAGATAAGAATCTAGGTCATTATGTTAGTCAGTTTACGGACAAGAAAATCATTCTTTGGGAAGGTTACTGTAACACCCATGACAATATAAGGGCACAGGACATCATCGACATGAAAGCAAAGCATCCAGAAGCACCTGTAGTGGTTCATCCTGAGTGTAGGCCAGAGGTTGTCGAATTAGCTGACCATGTAGCTAGCACTGCAGGTATATTGAAGTTTTGCCGTGAGACAGACAGCCAAGAATTTATTATAGGAACAGAAATGGGCATAGAGTATATGCTGAAGAAAGAAAGTCCAAACAAGCAGTTTCATTTTGCATCAAAGCTGTTAATATGCCCGAATATGAAGGTGAACAATTTGAAAAAGGCTCACAGAGCCCTTGAAACATTAGAGCCGAAGATTGAAGTAGATGCAGAAATTGCCACTAGGGCAAAAAAATCATTAGAACGCATGCTAGAGGTGCAGTAA
- a CDS encoding Rieske (2Fe-2S) protein, which produces MSDYIKMNRREWFKQAFTKTKDASLKTTSRAAGSLADISETLKEYKWETVANDRDLTDDRPKQIMFQGKSVYLLRVDGKYLGFQGICPEDKQLIFWRAHSKQFYCPSCGSVYNLDGSCQQDENLSLTTYPARLHDEAIQLRVD; this is translated from the coding sequence ATGTCTGATTATATTAAAATGAATCGACGCGAATGGTTTAAGCAGGCTTTTACGAAAACAAAAGACGCTTCATTAAAGACTACTAGCCGTGCTGCTGGAAGTCTAGCAGATATTTCAGAAACACTTAAGGAATATAAGTGGGAAACAGTCGCTAATGATCGTGATCTCACCGATGACAGGCCAAAGCAGATTATGTTTCAAGGTAAGTCGGTGTATTTGCTACGGGTAGACGGCAAGTATTTAGGCTTTCAAGGAATTTGCCCAGAGGATAAACAACTGATATTTTGGCGAGCGCATTCGAAGCAGTTTTACTGTCCAAGCTGTGGCTCAGTATATAACCTAGATGGTTCCTGTCAACAGGACGAAAACCTGTCACTGACAACATACCCTGCAAGATTACACGATGAAGCAATTCAATTGAGGGTTGATTGA